The genomic segment TTTACACGGTGGATGTCGGGGGTTCGAGCCCCTCATCGCCCACTCGCATTTGTTCCCCTTGAACCGACGGTCTTGTGACGATTCAAAGGGAACATTTTTATTGGCTGAACACGTTGGAGCAACAACGGTTTCAGCCTTTCTTTTTGCCCACAGCCTTCGCCGTGCCCACATTTTGCCTACATTCTTCGACAGCATTGTCTATAGCAGTAGACACATGATTTAGATCTGAGTCAAATAGATCTGCATAGACCCCCAACGTCATCGACGCGCTTCTATGCCCAAGCATGCGTGGCAACGCCTTGACATTTGCGCCGGCTTGCACATATCACCCCGTATCACTAAGTGCTGCGGGTTTATTCTTGCCGTCAAATAGCATGTTCGACTCCCGCCAGAGGTCTGATGGTATTCATAGACTGACGGCATGATTCAAAGCTCTTCACTTCGAGTAACAACGACTGATGGCAGGACACTCTCCGGTCGATCTTTCGGGCCGACAGGTGGAACTCCAATACTGTTCATTGCCGGAGCCGGAACAGGGAAGAGCATGAGCTTCGGCGACGAGCTTCTTGACACGTTCAACGTACGTCTCCTGACCATGGACCGGCCAGGGATGGGTGATTCCAGCGGGTATGAGACTCGAACGCTCGACTCCACCTCGAACGACTACCGTGTCTTCGCTGAGCAGACACTCGGCATACGGGGAGTATCCATACCAGTAATAGCCAATTCGCAGGGAGGCGTTTTCGGTCTCTCGGCTGCATTACACGGATGGGTATCGCGACTGGTGCTCGCATCGCCTGCGGACGAGATCTCGAATCCGACCATTCATGCAATGCTGCCACATGAGGCGACACAGCTTGCTGATATTGCCTGTTCCGACCCCGAACAAGCCGCTAACATACTCGCATCCTTCACTGCGCAAGGTATGGAGACCATGGTCATCAATGGTTCGCACCCCAATGATCAGGCCTTCTACCAACAGCCAGCATTCCTGACCCGATACCGCGAAGCTCTCGAGGAAGGATTCGGGCAAAACGGCAAAGGATACGTTACAGACACCCTAATCGCCATGCGACCTTGGAACCTGAAGTTGACTGGCATTCACGTGCCGACAACAATTCTGTACGGAGCACATGACCAAAGCCACTCACCTGACAAGACGGCAACGCTCACCAGCAGAATACCCACCGCCAAGCGTGTGGTCATAGACGACGCCGGCGGAGCTTTACTCTGGACACACTCCGAGCAGGTACTGCGAGCAGCGCTCTAAATCGTCAAACTTTGTTCGGTTCCCAGCCGATGTACCAAGTCTGGTGATCCTTACACCTTTCACCACCAAACACCGTATGCGAGCATTTAGTTCCTTGGTAGTTGCTTTGTGAAGTGCACTTCCTTCTTGCCACGAGTGTAACCAATAGCGGCATAGAAGCGGTGGGCATCATGACGTTCCTCGCCTGAGTTCAAGAGGACGAAAGAGACGCCATGTTCCACCGCCCACTGCTCAATCGATTCCATCAGTCTTCTGCCGATACCAATATGACGCCGCGATGAATCAACGGCTAGCGCCTCGATCTTGACCATCGGTTCCATGTACGAAGCTTCCAGCATGTCGCCCTGTATGTAACCAACTACTTGCTCTTGCACGCTTGCGACGAGGACTATGCTGCGCTTCCTGTCAAGGATGTTGAAGAGTCTGCGACGCGTGGATTCCAATGGGTAATCGTATTTCAAAGCGGATTCATTCAATGCGTGGATCGCTTCGGCATCACTTTCTGCGGCTCTGCGGATAGTAAATGATTCGATGCTGGACATGATTAGCCACCTTTCACATCGCACCATACGTCACCAACGGAATGTCCTACACGAGAGCAGAAGGTTTCGTCATGAAATAAACACTTGCTCTACCTCGCAATGTATAAGAAACACACCAATTATCAATCTCCGACGCAGCCGCAACGACCTTCGCGAAATGCACCAGCACGAAGGCAACAATCAAACAATTCACCAAACAGGAGGAGACCCAAGATCAAACAACTCCACCGAAGCTCCAGCACCCACGGCAAAGAACTGATCGAGGAATTCCCCCGGCTACTGCTGGAATCCCAAAGCATCAGACCAAGGCCTAGACAAGCCCACCAATATGACCAGACTCGCTGACCATCCGGCAACTTACACATGCGAACAGCATTATCACAGCAACCAAGCCCCGCCCTCGCCAGAGTCCTGAGCATGGCAGCGGCACGGCGTACCAAACGTGATGCAGGGAACAGCCAGAAAAATAACCACGGCTCCGCCCTGTGCACTGATGTTGTTTGAGATATGAGTGTGTTTCTGCGTCCCTCAAATACCTCTGACCTTGAGTATCTCGCGCCGATCGAGGAACAGGCGGACATCCTGTTTCTCGAATTGTTCCACCCCTGAGCACTGGGATTCAGCACCAACAGGTGCTGAGAGGCTGGCCCAGGGTGGTTTCATCATAGTGGCCGAGCATCAATCGGGACGTCTTGTCGGTTTCGTGCACATCCTGGAGTATTCCGGCATCGCCCATCTGGAACAGTTGTCAGTGCTTCCCGACTTCGGCAGAAGGGGAATAGGAGGCCGGCTAGTCGGCGTGGCCGAGCAAATGGCAAAGGATCGTGGATACCGTGAGCTGACCTTGCGGACATATGCCGACGTTCCATGGAACACTCAGTTCTACCGCGGACTCGGCTTCGAAGAAGAGGAGCCGAGCACAGAATTCCACAGGAATCTGGTAGCCGTCGAGAAGAGGATGAGACTGGATGAATTCGGAAGACGAGTACAAATGCATGTGATCCTACATCCATGACCGCGTGAAGGCATCAAATCAGAATATCGAGATCGCCCGGAGTGAAGTCGAAGCCGCGAACTTGACCATCGGCACACTCCCGGATGCGCGCTACGAGTGTTCACTCGGAAAGCGCGGTCGAAGCCCATGCAGTATGTAAGGATTTTCCGGGCTGTCATTTCAAGCATGACCAACCGTGAGGTATCAGGTTGATCGAATTCCGCCAATACACCGCCAATCAGACGGTCATCACCCTTAGTGCAAACAGTCAATTGCAAGTCATCGCCAGTTTCTCACGGATGTCCCTCTGCGCTTCGGCTAAGAAGCTCAGTCTTCCGCGAGCGAAGCAATGGGCCGTCGTGTGCCCTATATACAAGGAGCGCAGCCGCGTCCTGATCCTGATAGTTCCTCAGCGTGAGTCTATCTGTATCGATTGCCGTAATCATCAATGCATCCCTGCTAGTGGTGTCCTGCAGCGCCAACCGGTCTACGGACGATACGTTCTGAGCCGACCACACACCACCGTATGGGATTCTCCTCTATCCCGCCAGACATGGATACCACCGTTGACATGTATTCTGGTTCCGATCGGAAAGTGGCTCATGCATGGGCAAATCGTTGGGAGGCGGAGATGGCAGGATTGATTAACGAGATCGTAGCCGTCGTGGTGCTCCTGTGTTTGCTTGTGGTCGTGATCGTAAAGCCGCGTCGCATACCTGAGGGTTTGGCAGGCTTCGCAGGCGCTTTACTGCTCATCGCCGTTGGATCGACAACTACGAATGCCGCAATCTCAAAAATGGGTGAACTGATGCCGACCGCATTGTTTCTAGGAGCGTGCTTGATTCTCGCCGGGTTATGCGAACGAGAAGGTCTGTTCTCCTATCTCGGTGAGGTAACCGTCCGGCTTTCACACGGCAATCCTTCACGACTGTTTCTGCTGTCGTTTCTCCTATGCGCAATGGTCACCGCCGCACTGAGTCTCGACACAACTGTGCTGCTGTTGACACCGGTCATACTGCATATGTCGGATCGGGCACGCGCGGATTTTCGTCCGTATATATATGCCGCTTGTCATCTGGCCAACACCGCATCGTTGTTGCTGCCATTATCAAATCTGACGAATCTTCTGGCAATGAACAGCTCTAGGCTTGATTTCCTAGGTTTTGCTCGCACGATGTTCTTACCGTGGTGTGCAGCTGTGGCCGTTGAATACATCGTGATACGCGTAGCGTTTCATTCTTCGTTTTCACATGACGCTCTGCTCGCAGCCAGCAACTATCCCGATGGTGACGATGCCAAAAGTGTCTCGAAGGACAACGTCCCCATGTTTGCCTTATTTGTGGTGGCAGCCTCCCTGATTGGCTTTATGATATCCAGTTCGCTAGGGGCTCCCCCGTTCTGGGTCGCCTTGCTGGCCTGCCTAGTACTTTTCGTTCATAGGGTGATTCGCGAACGTGCTGTCCTTGGAGAAGAGATTCGGCGGGTTTCCAAAAATGCGAATCTGTCGTTTCTGATATTCGTGCTGTCTCTTGCGGTTGTGGTGTCCGCGTTGTCCGACAATGGTCTGGGAAGACTCATCTCTCCCCTGTTCTCCGGGGAAGCGACATTGATGAAGCTGCTGGTTGTGGCATGTTGCTCGGCTCTGGCGGCGAATCTGTTGAATAATCTGCCGGCGGCGATGCTGCTGATACCTTTGGCCGCCTCCAGCGGATCGACCCTAGTGATGGCGGTACTCATCGGCGTCAATATCGGTCCCAACCTCACCTACGCCGGTTCTCTGGCAACAATCCTGTGGAGACGAATCGTGCACAACCACGGCAAACACATCACCCTCACGCGTTTTACAGGCATCGGGCTGGTCAGCGTGCCCC from the Bifidobacterium sp. genome contains:
- a CDS encoding GNAT family N-acetyltransferase, with the translated sequence MSSIESFTIRRAAESDAEAIHALNESALKYDYPLESTRRRLFNILDRKRSIVLVASVQEQVVGYIQGDMLEASYMEPMVKIEALAVDSSRRHIGIGRRLMESIEQWAVEHGVSFVLLNSGEERHDAHRFYAAIGYTRGKKEVHFTKQLPRN
- a CDS encoding alpha/beta fold hydrolase; the protein is MIQSSSLRVTTTDGRTLSGRSFGPTGGTPILFIAGAGTGKSMSFGDELLDTFNVRLLTMDRPGMGDSSGYETRTLDSTSNDYRVFAEQTLGIRGVSIPVIANSQGGVFGLSAALHGWVSRLVLASPADEISNPTIHAMLPHEATQLADIACSDPEQAANILASFTAQGMETMVINGSHPNDQAFYQQPAFLTRYREALEEGFGQNGKGYVTDTLIAMRPWNLKLTGIHVPTTILYGAHDQSHSPDKTATLTSRIPTAKRVVIDDAGGALLWTHSEQVLRAAL
- a CDS encoding SLC13 family permease, giving the protein MAGLINEIVAVVVLLCLLVVVIVKPRRIPEGLAGFAGALLLIAVGSTTTNAAISKMGELMPTALFLGACLILAGLCEREGLFSYLGEVTVRLSHGNPSRLFLLSFLLCAMVTAALSLDTTVLLLTPVILHMSDRARADFRPYIYAACHLANTASLLLPLSNLTNLLAMNSSRLDFLGFARTMFLPWCAAVAVEYIVIRVAFHSSFSHDALLAASNYPDGDDAKSVSKDNVPMFALFVVAASLIGFMISSSLGAPPFWVALLACLVLFVHRVIRERAVLGEEIRRVSKNANLSFLIFVLSLAVVVSALSDNGLGRLISPLFSGEATLMKLLVVACCSALAANLLNNLPAAMLLIPLAASSGSTLVMAVLIGVNIGPNLTYAGSLATILWRRIVHNHGKHITLTRFTGIGLVSVPLCIFFATLSLWLVTLH
- a CDS encoding GNAT family N-acetyltransferase — encoded protein: MCFCVPQIPLTLSISRRSRNRRTSCFSNCSTPEHWDSAPTGAERLAQGGFIIVAEHQSGRLVGFVHILEYSGIAHLEQLSVLPDFGRRGIGGRLVGVAEQMAKDRGYRELTLRTYADVPWNTQFYRGLGFEEEEPSTEFHRNLVAVEKRMRLDEFGRRVQMHVILHP